One Mycobacterium sp. SMC-4 DNA window includes the following coding sequences:
- a CDS encoding Fur family transcriptional regulator has translation MAEDSDYADALRSAALRVTRPRMAVLQAVEQHPHADTELIIRAARGVLPDISRQTVYDALNALAATGLVRRIQPAGSVARYETRVADNHHHVVCRSCGVIADVDCAVGDTPCLTASDELGFDIDEAEVIYWGLCPRCTASQKSRSHP, from the coding sequence ATGGCCGAAGATTCCGACTATGCGGACGCACTGCGGTCGGCCGCCCTGCGCGTCACCCGCCCGCGAATGGCGGTGCTGCAGGCAGTCGAACAGCACCCGCATGCTGACACTGAGCTCATCATCCGGGCCGCACGCGGTGTGCTGCCCGACATCTCCCGTCAAACGGTCTACGACGCGCTCAACGCGTTGGCAGCGACCGGATTGGTGCGACGGATACAGCCGGCAGGATCAGTGGCCCGGTATGAAACCCGGGTCGCCGACAATCACCACCACGTGGTGTGTCGGTCCTGCGGGGTGATCGCCGACGTAGATTGCGCAGTCGGCGACACCCCGTGCCTGACGGCCTCAGACGAACTCGGCTTCGACATCGACGAGGCAGAGGTCATCTACTGGGGGCTCTGCCCCCGATGCACGGCATCTCAGAAGTCCCGATCACATCCGTGA
- the katG gene encoding catalase/peroxidase HPI, protein MSSDTSDARPPHADSKTASSSESENPAIDSPKPKSHAPLTNRDWWPEQVDVSVLHKQNEKGNPLGVDFDYAAEFAKLDVEAFKRDVFEVVTTSQDWWPADYGSYAGLFIRMSWHAAGTYRIFDGRGGAGQGAQRFAPLNSWPDNANLDKARRLLWPVKQKYGNKISWADLIAYAGNAALEASGFKTAGFAFGREDIWEPEEMLWGQEDTWLGTDKRYDGTNDSDRKLAEPFGATTMGLIYVNPEGPEGKPDPLAAAHDIRETFGRMAMNDEETAALIVGGHTLGKTHGAGPDEGMGPEPEGAPIEDQGLGWKCPFGSGKAGDTITSGLEVVWTDKPTQWSNRYLEILYGNEWELTKSPTGAWQFEAKNAEATIPDPFGGPPRKPTMLVTDVSMREDPIYGKITRRWLDHPEEMDAAFASAWFKLMHRDMGPISRYLGPWIPEPKLWQDPVPAVDHELIDESDIAALKTKLLDSGLTVQQLIKTAWASAGSFRGTDKRGGANGARIRLQPQKDWEANEPTELAKVLPVLERVQQEFNASASGGKKVSLADIIVLGGSAAVEKAARDAGYAIDVHFAPGRTDATQDNTDVESFAVLEPRADGFRNFVRPGEKAPLEQLLVERAYMLDLTAPELAALLGGLRVLNVNHGGTKHGVFTETPGALSNDFFVNLLDMRTEWKPSEATENVYEGRDRVTGETRWTATANDLVFGSNSVLRGIAEVYAQDDSKGKFVEDFVAAWVKVMNNDRFDLR, encoded by the coding sequence GTGTCATCTGATACCTCCGATGCTCGGCCCCCGCACGCTGACAGCAAGACTGCCAGCAGCAGCGAGAGCGAGAACCCGGCGATCGACTCGCCGAAGCCGAAGTCGCACGCTCCGCTGACCAACCGGGATTGGTGGCCCGAACAGGTCGATGTGTCGGTGCTGCACAAGCAGAACGAGAAGGGCAACCCGCTCGGTGTCGACTTCGACTACGCCGCGGAGTTCGCCAAGCTCGATGTCGAGGCGTTCAAACGCGATGTCTTCGAGGTCGTCACGACCTCCCAGGACTGGTGGCCGGCCGACTACGGCAGCTACGCGGGCCTGTTCATCCGGATGAGCTGGCACGCCGCCGGCACCTACCGCATCTTCGACGGTCGCGGCGGCGCAGGGCAGGGCGCGCAGCGCTTCGCCCCGCTCAACAGCTGGCCCGACAACGCGAACCTGGACAAGGCGCGCCGGCTGTTGTGGCCGGTCAAGCAGAAGTACGGCAACAAGATCTCCTGGGCCGACCTGATTGCCTACGCGGGCAACGCCGCGCTCGAAGCGTCCGGCTTCAAGACCGCCGGTTTCGCCTTCGGTCGCGAGGACATCTGGGAGCCCGAAGAGATGCTGTGGGGTCAGGAGGACACCTGGCTGGGCACCGACAAGCGCTACGACGGCACCAACGATTCCGACCGCAAGTTGGCCGAGCCGTTCGGCGCCACCACCATGGGGCTGATCTACGTCAACCCCGAAGGCCCGGAAGGGAAGCCGGACCCACTGGCCGCCGCCCACGATATCCGCGAGACCTTCGGCCGGATGGCGATGAACGACGAGGAGACCGCGGCTCTGATCGTCGGCGGCCACACTCTGGGCAAGACCCACGGTGCCGGTCCCGACGAGGGGATGGGTCCCGAGCCCGAGGGTGCGCCGATCGAGGACCAGGGACTGGGCTGGAAGTGCCCCTTCGGTTCCGGCAAGGCCGGTGACACCATCACCAGCGGTCTGGAGGTCGTCTGGACCGACAAGCCCACCCAGTGGAGCAACCGCTACCTGGAGATCCTGTACGGCAACGAGTGGGAGCTGACCAAGAGCCCCACCGGCGCGTGGCAGTTCGAGGCCAAGAACGCCGAGGCGACCATCCCGGACCCGTTCGGCGGCCCGCCGCGCAAACCCACGATGCTGGTCACCGATGTCTCGATGCGCGAGGACCCGATCTACGGCAAGATCACCCGGCGCTGGCTCGACCATCCCGAAGAGATGGACGCGGCCTTCGCCAGCGCCTGGTTCAAGCTGATGCACCGCGACATGGGGCCGATCAGCCGCTACCTCGGGCCCTGGATTCCCGAGCCGAAGCTGTGGCAAGACCCGGTACCGGCGGTCGATCACGAGCTGATCGACGAGTCCGACATCGCGGCACTGAAGACCAAGCTGCTCGACTCCGGCCTGACGGTGCAACAGCTGATCAAGACGGCGTGGGCGTCGGCCGGCAGTTTCCGCGGCACGGACAAGCGCGGCGGTGCCAACGGCGCTCGGATCCGGCTGCAACCGCAGAAGGACTGGGAGGCCAACGAGCCGACCGAGCTGGCCAAGGTGCTTCCGGTGCTCGAGCGGGTGCAACAGGAGTTCAACGCGTCGGCCTCCGGCGGCAAGAAGGTGTCGCTGGCCGACATCATCGTGCTGGGCGGTTCCGCGGCCGTGGAGAAGGCTGCCCGCGACGCCGGCTACGCGATCGACGTGCACTTCGCACCGGGACGAACCGACGCCACCCAGGACAACACCGATGTGGAGTCGTTTGCGGTGCTCGAACCGCGTGCCGACGGTTTCCGTAACTTCGTCCGGCCGGGGGAGAAGGCCCCGCTGGAGCAGTTGCTGGTCGAGCGGGCCTACATGCTCGACCTGACCGCGCCGGAGCTCGCCGCGCTGCTCGGTGGTCTGCGAGTGCTCAACGTCAACCACGGTGGCACCAAGCACGGTGTCTTCACCGAGACTCCGGGGGCGTTGAGCAACGACTTCTTCGTCAACCTGCTCGACATGCGCACGGAGTGGAAGCCGTCGGAAGCCACCGAGAACGTCTACGAGGGTCGCGACCGGGTCACCGGTGAGACCCGGTGGACGGCAACGGCCAACGACCTGGTGTTCGGCTCGAACTCGGTGCTGCGCGGCATCGCCGAGGTCTACGCGCAGGACGACAGCAAGGGCAAGTTCGTCGAGGACTTCGTCGCTGCCTGGGTCAAGGTAATGAACAACGACCGGTTCGACTTGCGGTGA
- a CDS encoding sulfate transporter produces MSEHPMFEESAVSVATRHSADRIRLVLDGTLDSVTYLHVRDSVVKAALEEPAVVEVDVSRLCVPTTSAWTVFTSARWHVSTWPDVPVVLVCTDPLRRAAITRTAIQRYVPVYPRSPGESELVVARRSIRRRARAQLPPMLSSLRQGRQLISQWLQTWDRNDAGITAQTLATILIENVLEHTTSAPTLQLEATDSTVTVAVRDTSPRPAVRHEDPERGAHTVSGLAIVAALSRAWGSHPMADGKTVWALVGPESYL; encoded by the coding sequence ATGTCTGAGCACCCGATGTTCGAGGAGTCAGCGGTGTCGGTGGCGACCCGCCATTCGGCGGACCGGATCCGTCTGGTGCTCGATGGAACCCTGGACAGCGTGACCTACCTACATGTGCGCGACAGTGTGGTCAAGGCCGCCCTCGAGGAACCCGCAGTGGTCGAGGTCGACGTGAGCAGGCTGTGTGTGCCCACCACTTCGGCGTGGACGGTGTTCACCAGCGCGCGGTGGCACGTCAGTACCTGGCCCGACGTCCCCGTCGTGCTGGTCTGCACCGATCCCTTACGCCGGGCCGCGATCACCCGCACGGCGATCCAACGCTATGTCCCGGTCTATCCACGATCACCGGGCGAATCCGAGCTTGTGGTCGCCCGACGAAGCATCCGGCGGCGTGCCCGGGCCCAGCTGCCGCCGATGCTCAGCAGCCTGCGCCAGGGGCGTCAACTCATCTCGCAGTGGCTGCAGACCTGGGATCGCAATGATGCCGGGATCACCGCGCAGACATTGGCCACAATCCTCATCGAGAACGTGTTGGAGCACACCACGAGTGCCCCGACGCTCCAGCTGGAAGCCACCGACAGCACGGTCACCGTGGCGGTCCGCGACACCAGTCCGCGGCCGGCCGTGCGCCATGAGGACCCAGAGCGCGGCGCCCACACCGTCTCCGGTCTGGCCATCGTCGCGGCGCTGAGCCGCGCCTGGGGTTCTCACCCGATGGCAGACGGAAAGACGGTGTGGGCGCTCGTCGGACCCGAAAGCTACCTGTAA